GAtcatagcaaggttgcaggatataaggttaatacTCAAAAGCCAGTCACTTTCCTctataccaacaatgaacaactagaatttgaaattaaaaatacattaccaTGTATATTAACACCAGCCAAAActaaatatttaggtataaatctaacaaaatatgtacaagtctatatgaggaaaactgcaaaattctgatgaaagaaatcaaagaagaatcaaataaatggagagacatactccatgttcatggataggaagactcaacattgtcaAGACATcacttcttcccaacttgatctatagattcaatgcagtcccaatcaaaatccaGCAAGTAAtcttgtggatattgacaaactgactcTAAAGTTTACATGAAggggcaaaagacccagaacagccaacacaatactgagaaagaacaaagttggaggactgacactatccaacttcaagacttgctataaagctgcagtaatcaagatagtatagaactggtgaaagaacagacaaacagatcaatggaacacatcagagagcccagaaatagaccccagAAATGTTGTCGActgatcttcgacaaaggagcaaaggcaacacagtggagcaaagacagtctcttcaacaaatggtgctggaacaactggacatccacatgaaGAAAGATCACTGTAGACACAGaacttacacctttcacaaaaattaactcaaagtggaccatagacctaaatgtaaacacaaaactataaaactcctaggacATAACATAGGAGGAAATCCTTTGGATGTTTAAAGCACTTTGGATCAATTCAGTGACGCTTAATGCTGCTTTGCAGGCATCTGTGCCCAGCTCTGTCCCTCCTGGACCCTTGGGGGCATCTCATACCCTGCATAGCACCTAGCAGAGTGTCAGGCTCATGTGAGGTAAGTATAAGAAATTGTAGTGGAAACCAGGCTCAGAGCTACTAGGGCAAAGTGGGACTGCACGGGAAGGGCGCTGGGTAAGTTCGTGGGGTTAAGGAAACCCGCGTATTATCTGGGCATCTGGAACAACAGAAACCAGGGGCGCTGCGGCCCCAGGGCAGGGTCTCGGTCTCTGCCATTCTCTGCGCATCAGTTTCCTCCACCTGATGGGAACCAAGGCTACCAGCTCCACCTAAACCGAACTTCCCATAGCTTCCAGGGGAGTGGGGTCTCACCCTCATCCTCAAGTTCAGTCTGAAAAACAGGCAGAAACGTTTCAGACCAGCCAAGTTGGGGCCCTTCAACCAAGGCCAGAGGAGCCTGTTCTTGTGAGAACAGTCATTCCACCAGGACCACCAGCTTGGAGCAAGGGGAGGGgcagcccaggagagcagacagtaAAGGACAGGGGTGGCCCACTAGGGCCTGTGGGACATTTCTAGCGGCATGGTTTGCCACATACACAGACTGAGGTCACTCTAGGTCTTCAAGGTCAGAGGGTGATTTGTGGCACCCAAGGATGGAGAAGGTGGCCTTGTTCCActggtgacggtggtggtggaAGGCACGGCATGGCTGATGGCCTTGGCTGCAGACTTGGAAGGGCAAAATCCTGATCACAGGAGCTGCCTCCtaagtgggtgtgtgtgtggaggggtccTCCCTCGGTGCCAAAGGACAACTGGGTCTTGGCAAGCACAAGATGGGGCCAACACCTGCACCCTGACCACCTAAGAGGAGGCTGTGCAGCCCACTTGAGAAAGCCACATCTCACATGCAACAGGCAGCTCATGAAAATagatataggggccagccctgtggcccagcggttaagttcacgcactccacttcgtgagcccagggtttcaccagttcggatcctgggtgcagacatggcaccgctcaacaagccatgctgaggtggcatcccacatgccaggactagaaggacccacaactaaaaatatacaactattaccgggggggaggggggttggggagaaaaaggaaaaataaaatctttagagaaaaaaggggccagcccagtggcgcagcggttaagtgcgcacgttctgctttcgcagcccagggttcaccagctcagatcctgggtgtggacatgacactgcttggcaagccatgctgtgataggcgtcccacacagaaagcagaggaagatgggcacggaggttagttcagggccagtcttcctcagcaaaaagaggaagactggcagcagatgttagctaagggctaatcttcctcaaaaaaaaaagtgggggggggggagcagcccggtggcacagcagttaagtttgcatgttccgcttcagcagcctggggttcaccggttcggatctcaggtgtggacatggcaccgcttggcaggccgtgctgtggtaggtgtcctacatataaagtggaggacgatgggcatggatgttagctcagggccagtcttcctcagcggaaaaaaggaggattggcagcagatgttagctcagggctaatcttcctcaaaaaagaaaatagatatacACTGAGGTTTTTTTCCAATTGAATCATTTTAAGCCAGGACTAGGAGCTGCTGATTAGACTCCTAATAGCAGTTTGGTGCCCCACCATAGGGTCTGACCATTGTGTGGGCAGGCACAGCTCCACACTGCCTAAGGGCTTTTTCTGGGGGCAGAATGAGCCAGGGAATTTTCCCTGGGACAACTCACAGCCACTGACTGGAGGGAGCTGCAGACCAACACCCACAGGTCTTCACCCCTTGAGTGAGTCATTCAGAGGTGACTGTTGTGCACTGGTTCCCAGAGGTGCTGAGCTCCCTACCTGTCCTGGATAACACACCTGTATGGGCTGCTTCCCCTTCCAgggcttcctgggatcacctcccataCAAACCACTTGCATCTAATCCTTGTCTTAGGCTCTACTTCTCAGGGATCCACATCAACCCCCCACATCCTGGTAGAAGACGCAAGTGCTACCATCCAAAGGAGGCACAGGAGACAGAGATGATGTGGGGGACAAGAGGTGGAGATCTCCCAAGAAGCTCTCAGGGGCATCCTTGACCCCCCGCTCAGGGTCACACAAGCAGATGTGCATTAATGACACTCACAGAAACGGAGGGTGAAATCAAACAGCTGGTGCTTTTAATTCAAAATGGGAAAGATGACATCACCCAGGCCAGACCTCTTGCACCCACCTTGAGAGTACCTTCTCTCCCTGCAGACAAGGGAAGCCCATGATTACTCGAGGCTGCCTGGTGGGCACAGGCTGGACCCAAAAGGAGATACAAAATCCCCCTGCTGAACGACTGACACATCTGTGAACTGTGGTGGGCTGGACACCAAGCAGGCCCTCACCAACAAAGTCCTTGTTTTGCCTAAGTGGGTGCAAAGGCAGGGGCCAGCTCCCCAACCCTGGGAGCCTCAGAGAACCCTTTTGCTCTGTGATGACTGCAGGTTTGGAAGAACAAAGTGGGCTGAGTTCCAGGCAGCCGCTCCTCACTCTCCAGCAGTAGTGGCTGGTGATCTGCTTGGGGCTGGCTGGCAGGGATGGGAGCAAGCAGGGTCAAGgacaagggggctggcccaatgCACTGGTCTGAACAAGTCACAGGACAGCTCCAGGCACAGGATGCTCTgtgatctctcccctccaccctctgccCGACCCCCTTTCTGTCAGCTTGTCCTGTCCACTTGTGCTGGGTGTGGCAATACACCACAGCTGGGAGcaggctgggaaggaggcagaTCGTGAGCTCACCTGGCTGTGTGTTTGTCCATCCCCATTCCCATCTTCCCCTCCTTGTACTCTTGGGAAGTCCCAACCCAGTAAGGAGTCAGCGAGGACAGGCAGCACTGAATTCCTTCTCCAGACCCTGGACAAACTGGTCATTAAGGAAGAGCAGCTGACCATGGGGCAGGAAGCGGGCGAGGATGCCCTCAATGCGGTCAGCCCGCAGCAGGAGGTTGGTGCCGGGGGCCAGCAGCCGGAGGTGCTCGAGGAGGAGGCGTGCCAGCAGCCGGAGTGTGCCCTCAGCCAGCAGTAGGTTCTCGTGGGCGTCCAGCACCAGGGCAAAGCCTAAGGAAAGCACGCCCAGCCAGACCACCGTCCGCGGCTCCTGGAAAGGGTCCCCTGCTGCCAGGCGGAAGGCCCCACGTGGGGCCTCATGCAGGGGCACTGGTTCATCTGAGGACTGGGGCTGCAGGTCCATGGGGGGCCGGCCAGACGCCTGTTGCTGCAGCCGGCACATGGACTCCACCTGCCTGGGGAGAGCGGGTAGGTCATTGACTGTCATCCTTATGACCAGCCCTGGACCTAGAAGCTGCCATTATCTCCTATctcagatgtagaaactgagccccagagagacTAAGTGAgctgcccagggccacagagcaGGAAGCATGAATCTGGATGGGAATTCAGGCTCCAGCCTCTACTCCCTGAACCATTTCATTCCATGTGGCCACAAGAAGGCAGGTTTTGAACACAGCTCCTCAGGCTGGGAAAGGGCACCAGGGGAAGAAGATCGGACTCACTTGCTTCACGGAGGCCTCCTCAacataaagaaaagcaagcaatGAGAAGCGGAGTAAAAGCCACGGCCAATCCAGGCTGTCCAACCCTCCACCCTCATCCATTGTGCAACCCTCTCCAAATAAAGACGGACTCCTCACTGGCCACCCAGGCTTTTCACAGCACTCTACAATccctcctgaaccacctctcaATCTGGGCTGTGCACAGGCCAGCCTTAAAAGTATCTGTTTGGTTTTCTGTGCCACAAGAAGGGGAGTAGGCCCAGAGGAACAAGCGGATGGCAGGAGGCTGGCACAGAGCTACCCCAGAGTGTAAATCTCCTCAGCCAGAACACAGAGGGGCCAGGAGATTCTGGCACCTGCCGGCTCCATCAGGGTCTGGGATGGGAAGGTCCAAGGCCAGCCACCCCATCCGGAACAGTCTTTCCAAACTGTGCTCTGTGCATCCCAGGCTTTGAGGAAGCTCTGGGCACACAGAGTGCCCACATGCCacattctctttcctccttaGAGATTGCTAAAGCTTAAAGGCACTGAGAACTTCTGCACTGCAATGCATGTTTAACTGgtacccagctctgcctgcccacagtcaaatcccagctctggctCTTTCTACATGTAATCTTGGTCAGGTTAAGTTCCTTAAACTCTCATtacctcagtttactcacctgTAAGGTGGGAGAATAAGTGTACTTACCTCAAAGGACTGGTACAAGGATGAAATGAGTTCATATACATGAAATACTCAGAACATAAATGCTTAGCACATACTTACaggctcaataaatgctaattataATTGTAACGATGATGATAAAtagcattattatttctttaacccTTTTTCGTGTAACACTTGTGAATGAGCGTGGAAGACTTTGGAAAACACCACTCTAAAGCTTTCTGCCTCTTAGTCCTCCTGTTTCTCTGTGCCACCCAGAAAACCTATCACAATTGGTCATGCGTTCAaagaagggcaggggctgggctgggctgtgtggTTACCTGGCTACAGCCAAAATCTGCTCCTTGCGGAGGAGTCTGTCCCTCTCGGCGCCATGTGGCCGCCCGTCATCAGGTGAACTCTCAGCACCAAAGACGCAGGAGTAGAGCACCCGGCAAAGGCCCTCCTCCGCCTTCGGGGCCCTCAAGGTGTGGATGAGGAAGGCGTGGACCATGGCTCCGGGAGGGTCCTACAGGGAAGCCAGAGACCTTAGTGAGACGGGCGCAACCACAGAAAGGGTCTGGCCTACCAGGGTGTGGGAGCGTGTGGCTGGTCACTGGTCCTCCTGGGCCACCCAAGGCACACTCCCAGCCTCTGAATAACGACATCTGGTCAGCACCACCTCTGCCCGTAAGAGTGTAGAGGTGAAGAAATCTCAGACAACCCCAAATCCAGTTCTACAAAACAGCTGGCCAGGAATCTTCCAAAGTGTCAAAGTCACCAGAATCAAGGGAAGCCGGGGAGCTGCTCCagactgaaggagactaaagagacggGGCAGGTGGATACAACGTGCGACCAAAACAATAGGGCATTATTATGACAACTGGAAGCATTTAAATACGGACTACAGATTAGATAACAGTCTTTATCATTGTTACCTGGTCTTGAATGTAGCACAATGTCCTTGTTTGtagaaaatacacactgaagtaccTCTAAATACAGAGGTCAAGAGGCATCATATCTGCAACTAACTTAAGTATCAGAGACTATACGGGAGTTCTTTATAAGAAAAGGGTTGACGTTTGGGGTAAGTGTGAGATTGTTTCAAATAAAGACTAGTAAgtaattaataacaataatagcgtCCGTCTGGCTCAGTGGCCAGCTTGGGGTTAAAAGGCAGCCGGTACACAGGAAGCAGATATCTGTAGTTAAGGGTAAACAGATTGTCCGTTTAAATTGTCAAACAGGAAGATTCGGGAAGGCACTTTGGGAACCGGAGTCCGCTGACCTCCGGTGACTCCGGTGACCTTCTAGCCGCAAGAAGAGCGCGTCACTAGCCTTCGCCACCACGTCCCGCACCCCCGTGGAGAAATGGTAGCGGCCAAGAACCTTTACGTCACTGCCTCGCGCAACTCAGCGGCGCAGTGCATTTGGGGGTTCGTAGTTCCTTGCTCCAGTCACCCAGGCCTACGCAGAGCACTCCGCACTCACTGTGCCGCCCTGCGGTCCGGGTCCGCTGTCCTCAGGATGTTGCACTCACCCTTCCTTCCCGGACCGCCGACTTGTAGCAACAACCCACTTCACTTGGCAGCACGGGAGCGAGGGCGGCTGCGCGACCCCTGGGCGTCTGCGCACGCCAGCCgcgggcgcgcgcgcgcgcgagCATGACGCGCGCCGGCGGGCGGGGCCCTCACGTCCCTAGCGCTGGTCCGGGTCGGGGCGGGGGTGGTGCTGCGACTCCTGCACACCGGGAGCGGCGACTTTCGTCGTCAGGCCGAAGACCGTCTGCTTCCAGCTCCGGGCGGGGCCCACACCGGTCATTCCCCGCCCGGGTACACAGGGTTCGCACTCGAAGCCATGGACCCactgagccccaggccaccgcCGCCAGCGGCCGCGAGGGGGCGCCGCGGCCCGGCGCGTGACCTCCCCGAAGAAGCCGGAGCCGGGGCGGTCACCGCTGGCGGGGTGCGGACGCCGAGGCCCCTGCCGGCCTGGTGCGGCTTGCGGGGCCTGGGGTGCAGGGCCGAGTTCTCCACCTGGCCAGTGTGCGTGGGGACCGCGGGGGCGCCTGTTAAAGTGCAGCTTCCTGGGCCGTAACCTTGGAAATCATGACTTCGGGAGGAAATACGCATATTTGGGGCGTTTTCGGGGGGATTCTGGGTTGTGGGCTTCTGCGGTGGGTTAAGACGAGGACTCGGTGTAGAGTAGAACGATTCAAACTCTAGTCCCAACCCTGtgaccagctgtgtgtccttggcaGGCCAGTCACTTCGTTGGGCCCAGTGAAGCCCCATAGGGTTTAGTAGGCTGCTAGGTTTTCCTTTCACACTCCCGCCTCTAACAAGCTCCTCCATCCCTCTCGGAGTATAGCGGTATAGGTGCACCATCAAAGGCCGAGTGAGGAGGCTTATACCTTAAACTTGAAAAGGGCGCTGCAGGGGAAGCCTCCAGAGCTGCGGGTAAAAGCTACACTGGAGGCTTGGCGCAGAGGTGTTTGGGGCCCCACAAGGCATGTCTGGGCCGCACCGCCTGCCCTGGGAGCATGCACAGGCACACACGTGTGTACACAGTCTGCCTCTTGGCATGTGAACGCTGGAGCCTCCCCAGCTGCGTGCCGGTGTTCTGGGCCTCAGAGCCCCCAGCCTGCCTGGTCCTCAGCCCGGAAtgccctttcttcccctttttttgccTTTCAAAATGTGCTCAGACCAAAACTTAAGGGAAGCCTTCCTACCCGGACTGCCCGTTAGCATTTTTTGCCCCCTTGGCACCCGTTGTGAACGTCTGCATATAGTGGTGATTTCTCCCATGGGGTACCCTCTGGCTGTGGTACCCAGCTTCACTCCCCAGGCCATCCACAAGGCAGGTCTAGAGCCCACCCAGACACACTTCTTGGTGACTGAAGAAATGAAGGACGGGGGAGCAGCCCAGCCAGGGACCCTGGAGCCAGGGGCCTCTAAGGGTCTGCACTATGGGCCCCTCTGACCATAGGATCTGGGTGGGGGGCACTGAAGGGAGGCTAGAGGAGGTAGCCCAGGGGCTGACCATGGCATATGGGCATTTTGACCACAGGTACAACACATCAATATATTTGTAGATGGAGGGGCAGGCCCAGAGAAGCGTGGGGCCTCAGCCACAAGGCTGGGGGTGATGTTGGCTCAGTGCCTGGTCCCCGGTCCCTATCACTCTCACCCAGGACTCATGTCTGCCAGCTGATTACAGAAAGCTGGCAGAGGGCTCTGGTTGCTGGGAGCCACCTGGCATCTGGAACCCAGTATTCCAGCATCTGTCCGTTCCTCAGGCAGTGAGTCCACTCCAAGTCCTAGGCCACTGGAGGGCTGGCCTCGTGTGAGTTGCATGGGGGAGACAGCAGTGAGAAGCTGGCCTGAGCCACTACCCTGGAGGCAGTGGGGGACCCAAACGGATGTGGTGTGCAGATAAGTGGGGGAGACTCAGGTGCGCTCGATTTATGCAGCCCTTAGCCAACTTATGCCCCCAAGGTCAATAGCTATGTGGCAAAGACAGTGAGGCacgaaggagcctgggtcccacGAGACTGTGCACAGCATTCTTGGCGAGTGAGAAGCACAGACAATTATTTTGTTAAGCCGTTGAGTGGGGTTTCTGTTACATGCAGCCTCACTCATTCCTAAGGGATGCAGCCTGTGAAGTGGGCAGGgtggagcctggcacagagcaagcactcagtaaatcAGGGACTGCTGACAACCGTTAATGCAGAAACAGTATGAGAGAAGGTGTCAGAGAGGCCTCGTCAGCACTGGAAACAGGTGGGGCCTTCTGGTCTGGGGGCAGCTCAGGGGGCAGGATGGACAGGCCTAACTTCCCGGTGCTTCCTGGAGTTACAAGAtacccgcccccccccgcccccgaagACAAAATGGAACGGTCTGAGTGTGGTGGGGCTCTGTGTGTGCGTCTTCATGTGTGCGAGGCTTTTATTGGTTACCCTAGAGATTCCTGCggggccaggcacacagtaggtgcagaTGTGAGTTTGTGGGATATGAATAGAGTATGCCTGGGTGACagaaacaagagagaaggaagaaaaggaaaataaaggactCCAAAAAAATAGAGGAGCTTGAAGGAAGCAGGTGCCTGGCTTTGAGGCCCTGTCCACCTGCCTAGAAGGGCCCAGGGGCTACACCTCCCGttgtttcccctccccctcctctggctGTGGGCAGAGGTGCCCATtgccccactccccagccctgctcttctTGGTGGTCCTCTGAGGTGGGGATTTGCCTGCAGCCCTTTGTTTGGGCCCCTTCCCCACGCTCCCAGCCTCCGTTGTTCTGTACCCATGTCAGGGTGAGGCCTGTGCCGCCACAGTCACAGGCAGCCTGGTGCTTGCCTCTTGATCCCCTTGGTGCCCACCACTGGGGTACGTGTGGTGATCGACACTGACTCAATTTGGAAAGCAGTTTCCATTCCCCACCTACCCAAGCCACCGCAGGGTCCTGAATCACTGATGAGTAGCCTTGCTTGGGAAGCTTTGCTGCTTCTCCCAGACATCAGGACCAGACCCCAGGACCTTCTTACATGCCTCCAGGGGCAGGGAGCTCTCTCCCTTGAGAGGGCCGCATTGGTTTTTGACAGCTGGAAACCCTTATTGATGATCTTTACAGACCCCAAGACCTCAGGCCAGACCAGTTGAGCCACCACCCACTTCTGGATGTGGGGAGGGCAGTTAGGTGGAATCTGTCAGCCCCAGGCAGTGAGTTTTTTTGAATGACTTCCTGATAAGGGCAGTCTAGACATTTCTCAAATTGTAGAGCAGGAAACTAACAGGAAGAGGGGTTCTGCTTTATTGAGAATCCATGTGGGCTGAGATTGAGCAGATATGGTTGCTCTAGAATAAAGGGGACCAAAGTCAGGCAAGCCTCGTCCTTCCATCCTCTCCACCTCCCTGGGCCGTCTCAGAGATGCCATCACCCTGCATGGGCCGCCTCCCACAAGCCACCAGaaagcttcctcctcctctgtctccacGAAACCCCCATCCACAACCTGCTGACTGCTACCCTTACTGATGCAGTCAGCCCTGGGCTCCTACACACAGGCTGGGCTTTTCTCCTGTGACAGGACACCCAGCAGCTTGTCCATATTCAGAAAGGGGAGGAAACCCTCAGGCTGGCTGCTTTCTTTTAAGTAAGTGTTTTGGGGCTTATGCTTTTTGCCTGTCTGATCTTGTGATCCCCACGCTGGCCCTCAGTAGTAACAGCCACAGAAGACTCTTGTTCGGCACCTACTGTGGGCAAGCCCTGTCCTGAGTGCTTTACATCCACCAACTCATTTGATCCTATCTACACCCCTTTGAAGGAGGGGCTTTAcgatccccatttcacagatgaggaaattgaggcaatGAGATCAAGTAAGTTTCCTGATGTTGCACATGTGCTGAGGGGGGTGTACATGTTGATAGATTTCAGCTTGCCCCTTCACCTCCCCTCGTGTGTCCCTTTGTCCCCCTGTGCCCTCATGGTCACcccaggggctggctcagtgccCACGCAGCTCCAGGAGGCCATAACCCCAGCCCTGCTTACTCTCTACAACCCAACCCTGGGAGATCTGTTCTCACCCCAATTGGATGACCTCCTTCCCCAGTACTCTCAATTCCACCCCAAGAGGCTCCCCTGCTTCCCTCAGGGAGCCCCAGGCCCCGTGGAAATAGTCTTGGCTAGGCCCCAGGAGGACGAGGCCATATGTGATTCGTCCTTTCAAACGGCCACGCTTCCTGCAGGGCTGAGAGCCAGGAGGCCCCACGAGGCAGCTCGGGCCCAGCCACGTGAGGCCCCTTCCTCTCCCGCTGCCCCAGGCCCCGCTGACTCAGAGCCTGGCAGCTGCAGTCACCACCCACTCGGAGGGGAGTGTGTGCCAGTGTGGGCTGTGGGCTGTAGGCTGGGTGGGGCGGAGACAA
The Equus przewalskii isolate Varuska chromosome 21, EquPr2, whole genome shotgun sequence DNA segment above includes these coding regions:
- the AP5S1 gene encoding AP-5 complex subunit sigma-1 isoform X2 — translated: MVHAFLIHTLRAPKAEEGLCRVLYSCVFGAESSPDDGRPHGAERDRLLRKEQILAVARQVESMCRLQQQASGRPPMDLQPQSSDEPVPLHEAPRGAFRLAAGDPFQEPRTVVWLGVLSLGFALVLDAHENLLLAEGTLRLLARLLLEHLRLLAPGTNLLLRADRIEGILARFLPHGQLLFLNDQFVQGLEKEFSAACPR
- the AP5S1 gene encoding AP-5 complex subunit sigma-1 isoform X1; translation: MLARARARGWRAQTPRGRAAALAPVLPSEVGCCYKSAVREGRDPPGAMVHAFLIHTLRAPKAEEGLCRVLYSCVFGAESSPDDGRPHGAERDRLLRKEQILAVARQVESMCRLQQQASGRPPMDLQPQSSDEPVPLHEAPRGAFRLAAGDPFQEPRTVVWLGVLSLGFALVLDAHENLLLAEGTLRLLARLLLEHLRLLAPGTNLLLRADRIEGILARFLPHGQLLFLNDQFVQGLEKEFSAACPR